In Candidatus Poribacteria bacterium, one DNA window encodes the following:
- a CDS encoding phytanoyl-CoA dioxygenase family protein, translating into MAKALSLVAYNDLESQIEALETDGYVYFPSVLDADEIAELRAMMDRLEAIPESHDRDETLENGDAFLHKLISNSFNRDPLYLQFLDRSPVFEVAEAAHGEDFHCIGMHSWLTGPGRPDQGLHSDWLPIRLPAEIRSDPRVKIPIFITTAHYYLNDMYEELGPTKFVPGSHLSGGSPNGATEWDNRSEESILCNAGDVVLFRSEVWHRGSANTSDEVRYLMQVHYAQRMITQKYPPYLNKFQFDASILAQATPRQKRLMGDHRPSNYD; encoded by the coding sequence ATGGCGAAAGCCCTCTCCCTCGTTGCCTATAACGATTTAGAAAGCCAAATTGAGGCATTGGAAACGGATGGGTATGTCTATTTCCCAAGTGTGCTTGATGCCGATGAAATTGCTGAATTGCGTGCAATGATGGACCGATTAGAGGCGATCCCAGAATCTCATGATCGGGATGAAACACTTGAAAATGGCGACGCATTCCTCCACAAGCTCATCAGCAACTCGTTTAATCGAGACCCGTTGTATCTCCAATTCCTTGACAGATCACCCGTTTTCGAAGTCGCCGAGGCGGCACACGGCGAGGATTTTCATTGCATTGGTATGCATTCGTGGCTGACAGGACCCGGACGTCCGGATCAAGGGTTACACTCGGATTGGCTACCCATCCGTCTCCCCGCAGAGATTCGTTCCGATCCACGCGTCAAGATCCCCATCTTCATCACCACCGCGCATTACTATCTCAACGATATGTATGAAGAATTGGGACCGACGAAGTTTGTGCCGGGCAGTCATCTCTCTGGGGGTTCCCCAAACGGTGCAACCGAGTGGGATAACCGGAGTGAAGAGAGTATCCTATGCAATGCTGGGGATGTGGTGCTTTTCCGTAGCGAAGTCTGGCATCGTGGCTCTGCCAATACGAGTGACGAGGTCCGTTATCTCATGCAGGTACACTATGCACAACGGATGATTACACAGAAGTATCCGCCCTATCTGAATAAATTTCAGTTCGATGCCTCGATTCTCGCCCAAGCGACCCCTCGACAGAAGCGGCTCATGGGCGACCATCGACCCAGTAACTATGATTAG